A genomic stretch from Edaphobacter aggregans includes:
- the nuoE gene encoding complex I 24 kDa subunit family protein, whose product MSEIANTIFSPELAARFDHLVTIYPLKRSALVPMLLYAQDEVGYVSDAVISEIAQRIGIMELDVRNVLSYYSMLRTKPAGKYNLQVCTNISCMLRGGYEILDHCKAKLGIGHKGVTPDGTFSLEEVECIGACCWAPAMQVNYDFHDNLTTIKVDEILETYRNGQGKDVK is encoded by the coding sequence GTGAGTGAAATCGCCAACACAATTTTTTCGCCGGAGCTGGCCGCCCGCTTCGACCATCTCGTAACCATCTACCCGCTCAAGCGCTCGGCGCTCGTGCCTATGCTGCTCTACGCGCAGGACGAGGTCGGCTATGTCTCCGACGCCGTCATCTCCGAGATCGCACAGCGCATCGGCATTATGGAGTTGGACGTACGCAACGTGCTTTCGTACTACTCCATGCTGCGAACCAAGCCGGCGGGCAAGTACAACCTGCAGGTGTGCACTAACATCTCCTGCATGCTGCGCGGCGGCTACGAGATCCTCGACCACTGCAAGGCCAAGCTAGGCATCGGGCACAAGGGCGTCACCCCGGACGGCACCTTCTCGCTCGAAGAGGTCGAGTGCATCGGCGCCTGCTGCTGGGCTCCCGCCATGCAGGTCAACTACGACTTCCACGACAATCTCACCACCATCAAGGTCGACGAGATCCTCGAAACCTACCGCAACGGCCAGGGAAAGGACGTGAAGTAG
- the rsmA gene encoding 16S rRNA (adenine(1518)-N(6)/adenine(1519)-N(6))-dimethyltransferase RsmA, with protein MKHKPKLGQNFLVDDAARHAIVDALGDIGNRTVIEIGPGKGAITEILAKRCQHLIALELDRELAPALAFRFRNQSNVQIIEADILKTDLRELVSANETADVIGNLPYYITSDILLQLFAAGQSGILTQAVVMMQREVADRVSASPGVRDYGLLSATAQMNADVEHLFTLPPSAFSPPPEVYSTVLRLRFAPRFEELGVDPAGFDAFLKQIFAQKRKTLQNNLRAAGYTPQQMAAAWPPSIPAQARAESLALEPTAELYRALSATL; from the coding sequence ATGAAGCACAAGCCAAAACTCGGCCAGAACTTCCTCGTCGACGACGCTGCCCGTCACGCCATCGTCGACGCCCTCGGCGACATCGGTAACCGCACCGTCATCGAGATCGGCCCCGGTAAAGGTGCCATCACCGAAATCCTAGCCAAACGCTGCCAACACCTGATCGCACTCGAACTGGATCGCGAACTCGCCCCGGCCCTCGCCTTCCGCTTCCGAAACCAGTCGAACGTGCAGATCATCGAAGCCGACATACTTAAAACCGACTTGCGCGAACTCGTGTCAGCCAACGAGACAGCCGACGTAATCGGCAATCTCCCCTACTACATCACCTCAGACATCCTCCTCCAGCTCTTCGCTGCAGGCCAATCAGGCATCCTTACCCAAGCCGTTGTGATGATGCAGCGCGAGGTGGCCGACCGAGTCTCAGCCTCCCCCGGCGTCCGCGACTACGGCCTGCTCTCGGCCACAGCCCAGATGAACGCCGACGTCGAGCACCTCTTCACCCTGCCCCCATCCGCCTTCTCCCCTCCACCCGAGGTCTATTCCACCGTCCTCCGCCTGCGCTTCGCCCCACGTTTCGAAGAATTAGGCGTAGATCCCGCAGGCTTCGACGCATTCCTCAAGCAGATCTTCGCGCAAAAACGAAAGACCCTGCAGAACAACCTGCGAGCAGCAGGCTACACTCCCCAGCAAATGGCCGCCGCATGGCCCCCCAGCATCCCCGCGCAGGCACGCGCGGAGTCCTTGGCTCTCGAACCCACCGCAGAGCTCTACCGCGCGCTGTCAGCAACGTTGTAG
- the nuoD gene encoding NADH dehydrogenase (quinone) subunit D, whose amino-acid sequence MAPVLDQEKMPAPDQINPGIEAVVADAKLKHHGSDPLADQTMVINMGPQHPSTHGVLRLVVEIDGESVVSLAPDIGYLHTGIEKTCEAKFFQQVVPLTDRIDYLCPMTNNLAYCLAVEKLLGLEIPERAQYLRVLLNELTRIQSHLVWLGTHAMDIGALTVFLYCFREREDILRIFENVAGQRMMTSYFRIGGLSLEPPLDFYKQVQDFLNIMPDRIQQYENLLTGNPIWINRLKGVGYLSAADAIALGVTGPPLRASGVDWDLRRDMPYSGYEKFQFKVPVSDIGDVWARYIVRMDEMRESVKICQQALDGLPEGRIVADAPKIVLPDREQMKTQMESLIHHFKIVTEGFAVPAGEVFQAVESPRGEMGYYVVSDGTAKPYRVHMRNPSYATLQALETMCKGRLLADVVAVIGSIDIVLGEIDR is encoded by the coding sequence ATGGCACCCGTACTGGATCAAGAAAAGATGCCCGCTCCAGATCAGATCAACCCCGGCATCGAGGCTGTCGTCGCCGACGCGAAGCTCAAGCACCACGGCTCGGACCCCCTCGCCGACCAGACCATGGTTATCAACATGGGTCCGCAGCACCCTTCGACCCACGGCGTGCTTCGGCTTGTGGTCGAGATCGATGGCGAATCCGTCGTCTCGCTCGCCCCCGACATCGGCTACCTGCACACCGGCATCGAGAAGACCTGTGAGGCCAAATTCTTCCAGCAGGTCGTTCCGCTGACCGACCGCATCGACTATCTCTGCCCGATGACCAACAACCTCGCCTACTGCCTCGCAGTGGAGAAGTTGCTCGGCCTCGAGATTCCCGAACGCGCCCAGTACCTCCGCGTGCTGCTCAACGAGCTGACCCGTATCCAGTCGCACCTCGTCTGGCTCGGCACGCACGCCATGGACATCGGCGCGCTCACCGTCTTCCTCTACTGCTTCCGCGAGCGCGAAGACATCCTCCGCATCTTCGAGAACGTAGCCGGTCAGCGCATGATGACCAGCTACTTCCGCATCGGCGGCCTCTCGCTCGAACCGCCGCTGGACTTCTACAAGCAGGTTCAGGACTTCCTGAACATCATGCCGGACCGCATTCAGCAGTACGAAAATCTGCTGACCGGCAATCCCATCTGGATCAACCGCCTCAAGGGCGTAGGCTATCTCTCGGCTGCGGACGCCATCGCACTGGGAGTCACAGGGCCGCCTCTGCGCGCCTCGGGCGTCGACTGGGACCTTCGCCGCGACATGCCCTACTCGGGCTACGAGAAGTTTCAGTTCAAGGTGCCGGTGTCTGACATTGGTGATGTGTGGGCTCGCTACATCGTCCGCATGGACGAGATGCGCGAGTCGGTCAAGATCTGCCAACAGGCGCTAGACGGGTTGCCGGAGGGCCGCATCGTCGCCGACGCACCGAAGATCGTCCTGCCAGACCGCGAACAGATGAAGACTCAGATGGAGTCGCTCATCCATCACTTCAAGATCGTCACAGAAGGCTTCGCCGTTCCCGCAGGAGAGGTCTTCCAGGCCGTCGAATCTCCCCGCGGCGAGATGGGCTACTACGTCGTCTCCGACGGCACCGCCAAGCCGTACCGAGTGCACATGCGCAACCCGTCGTATGCGACGCTGCAGGCGCTCGAGACGATGTGCAAAGGCAGACTGCTCGCCGACGTTGTTGCGGTTATTGGATCGATCGATATCGTGCTTGGAGAGATCGATCGATGA
- a CDS encoding thiazole synthase, with product MTPLVIAGRAFQSRLIVGTGKYKDGPETQAAIEASGAEMVTVAVRRVNLDRSSESLLDYIDPQRYFLLPNTAGCYTADEAIRAARLGREVGLSDWVKIEVIGDQQTLYPDVQATLEATRVLVKEGFTVLPYTSDDIVFAKRLIDVGAAAVMPLGAPIGSGLGLQNTANLRILRELITEVPLIVDAGVGTASDAAVAMELGFDAVLMNTAIAQAKDPLLMAEAMQHAVLAGRQAFLAGRMPRKLYATASSPLEGISR from the coding sequence ATGACACCTCTGGTTATTGCGGGCAGGGCCTTTCAATCGCGTCTTATTGTCGGGACAGGAAAGTACAAAGATGGGCCGGAGACTCAGGCGGCGATTGAGGCTTCGGGTGCAGAGATGGTGACGGTTGCGGTCCGGCGGGTGAATCTGGACCGGTCGAGTGAGTCGCTCCTGGACTATATCGATCCACAGAGATACTTCCTTCTGCCGAATACGGCTGGGTGCTACACGGCTGATGAGGCGATTCGTGCGGCTCGGCTGGGACGCGAGGTGGGGCTTTCGGACTGGGTGAAGATCGAGGTTATTGGCGATCAGCAGACGCTGTATCCGGATGTTCAGGCGACACTTGAAGCGACTCGGGTGTTGGTAAAGGAAGGGTTTACAGTTCTTCCATATACCTCTGATGACATTGTGTTTGCCAAACGGCTTATTGATGTGGGCGCGGCGGCGGTGATGCCTCTAGGGGCTCCGATTGGGAGTGGGCTGGGACTGCAGAACACGGCGAATCTGCGGATATTGCGGGAACTGATTACCGAGGTGCCGCTGATTGTGGATGCGGGGGTTGGGACGGCGTCGGATGCTGCGGTGGCGATGGAGCTTGGCTTCGATGCCGTGCTGATGAATACGGCGATTGCACAGGCGAAAGATCCCCTGCTTATGGCTGAGGCGATGCAGCATGCGGTGTTGGCGGGACGGCAGGCATTTCTGGCGGGCAGGATGCCTCGGAAGCTGTATGCGACGGCTAGCTCGCCGCTTGAGGGAATATCTCGCTAG
- a CDS encoding prepilin peptidase, with amino-acid sequence MTQLVLYQVVGFVLGLIFGSFLNVCISRLPKGESIGHPRSRCPQCGATIRWYDNIPVLSWLFLRGRCRDCKQLIPWRYPLVEVAVGLVFLFAANRIWFSLFIEYHSNDVNLSDWRWSAISLAILGFLLIGLMVMDWQTFTLPNAFTLTGIAIGLFFVCTQAIFLGPNEDQVLLTKHSIHLSSPGGVTDAGNVFLTGPETLIGGRVLSVIGAALLLLIIRWLYKAIRHREGMGLGDVKLIAMIAAFLGFTPAILALFIGVLLASLYGVWLVLQRKGGPATKLPFGSFLSAGGLIAALWGNTLIDKYLALFR; translated from the coding sequence GTGACCCAGCTTGTCCTTTATCAAGTAGTCGGCTTCGTCCTCGGCCTGATCTTTGGCAGCTTCCTGAACGTCTGCATCTCGCGTCTGCCCAAGGGCGAGTCAATCGGCCACCCGCGCTCCCGCTGCCCACAGTGCGGGGCGACCATCCGCTGGTACGACAACATTCCCGTCCTGAGCTGGCTCTTTCTCCGAGGCCGTTGCCGCGATTGCAAGCAACTAATCCCCTGGCGCTACCCATTGGTCGAAGTGGCTGTTGGTTTGGTTTTCCTTTTCGCAGCAAACCGTATATGGTTCTCGCTGTTTATCGAGTACCACAGTAACGACGTCAACCTTTCTGATTGGCGCTGGAGTGCAATCAGCCTCGCCATCCTTGGCTTTCTCCTCATCGGCCTGATGGTCATGGACTGGCAGACGTTCACCCTTCCCAACGCCTTCACCCTGACGGGCATTGCCATCGGCCTCTTCTTTGTCTGCACACAAGCGATCTTCCTTGGCCCCAACGAAGATCAGGTCCTTCTCACCAAACACAGTATCCACCTCTCCAGCCCGGGAGGCGTCACCGATGCCGGCAACGTTTTCCTCACCGGTCCTGAGACCCTCATCGGGGGCCGTGTCCTCTCAGTCATCGGAGCCGCCTTGCTCCTCCTGATCATCCGCTGGCTCTATAAAGCCATCCGTCACCGCGAAGGCATGGGCCTCGGAGACGTAAAACTCATCGCCATGATCGCCGCCTTCCTCGGTTTCACTCCAGCCATCCTTGCGCTCTTTATCGGAGTCCTCCTTGCCAGCCTCTACGGGGTCTGGCTCGTCCTCCAACGCAAAGGCGGCCCGGCGACAAAGCTTCCCTTTGGCAGCTTTCTGTCGGCTGGGGGACTCATCGCCGCGCTCTGGGGCAACACGCTCATCGACAAATACTTGGCACTCTTCCGATAG
- a CDS encoding carbohydrate porin: MISISLRGCRLLWLSLALIFFPAGLIAQQESAFDSRPGHADHLPEAPDPADDSSPTIFPHPENTRYLITGQANIIFQSKGPFHSLYEGPNSFLSNGEYKTSLLGTLYTGLQVNTNPRYNTDAIFDLESSGGRGLSQALGLAGFTNLDVVRNPNLGSKPYIARVQIHQTIGLTNKLVDSGRTPFSLATQAPERRFELHVGKMSLPDYFDINSVGSDSHLQFMNWTVDNNGAWDYAADTRGYTYAAVLEYHDKDWSARYGFAAMPTVANGIDLDWAFSRANGQNMEFELRKPLLGKLVSPDRKGTVRVLSFVNHANMGLYRDANKAYLAGQDAKPDIVAHRQFSSVKYGFTLNAEQEITSSLRAFARFGWNEGQHESFAYTEVDQTISFGGDYSGRSWSRPFDKLGAAFVSNAIKKDHQTYLKLGGLGFLLGDGNLNYGRENILEGYYNLHAWRGVYYALDLQYITHPGYNRDRGPAFVQAVRMHVDF, translated from the coding sequence ATGATTTCAATCTCTCTCCGAGGCTGTCGACTCCTCTGGCTGTCGCTTGCCCTTATCTTTTTCCCAGCCGGATTGATCGCCCAGCAGGAGAGCGCCTTCGACTCACGCCCTGGCCATGCCGACCACCTACCCGAGGCCCCGGATCCCGCTGACGATAGCTCCCCGACCATCTTCCCCCATCCCGAAAACACACGCTACCTGATCACCGGCCAGGCAAACATCATCTTCCAGTCCAAGGGCCCATTCCATTCGCTCTATGAGGGCCCAAACAGCTTCCTCAGCAATGGCGAGTACAAAACCTCCTTGCTCGGAACCCTCTACACGGGGCTCCAGGTAAACACCAACCCGCGCTACAACACCGACGCCATCTTCGACCTCGAGTCCTCTGGAGGCCGTGGTCTCAGCCAGGCGCTCGGACTGGCCGGCTTCACCAACCTCGACGTTGTGCGTAATCCCAACCTCGGCTCCAAGCCCTACATCGCCCGCGTCCAGATCCACCAGACCATCGGCCTGACCAACAAGCTGGTCGACAGCGGACGCACGCCCTTCTCGCTGGCCACACAAGCCCCCGAACGCCGCTTTGAGCTGCACGTCGGCAAGATGAGCCTCCCTGACTACTTCGACATCAACTCCGTTGGCTCCGACAGCCACCTCCAGTTCATGAACTGGACCGTCGACAACAATGGGGCATGGGATTATGCGGCTGATACGCGCGGCTACACCTACGCAGCCGTCCTCGAGTACCACGATAAGGACTGGTCTGCCCGCTACGGTTTCGCCGCGATGCCCACCGTGGCGAACGGCATCGACCTCGACTGGGCCTTCAGCCGGGCCAACGGCCAGAACATGGAGTTCGAGCTCCGCAAACCTCTGCTCGGCAAGCTCGTCTCCCCCGACCGCAAAGGCACCGTCCGTGTGCTCAGTTTCGTCAACCACGCGAACATGGGTCTCTACCGTGACGCCAACAAGGCCTACCTCGCCGGTCAGGATGCTAAGCCCGACATCGTCGCTCATCGGCAGTTCAGCTCAGTAAAGTATGGCTTCACCCTCAACGCCGAGCAGGAGATCACTTCAAGCCTCCGTGCATTCGCCCGCTTCGGCTGGAACGAGGGCCAGCACGAGTCCTTCGCCTACACCGAGGTCGATCAGACCATTTCGTTTGGCGGCGACTACTCTGGCCGCAGCTGGTCGCGGCCCTTCGACAAGCTGGGTGCAGCCTTCGTCTCCAACGCCATCAAAAAAGATCATCAAACGTATCTGAAGCTGGGTGGCCTAGGCTTTCTCCTCGGCGACGGCAACCTGAACTACGGTCGAGAGAACATCCTAGAGGGCTATTACAACCTGCACGCGTGGCGCGGGGTCTACTACGCGCTCGATCTCCAATACATCACGCATCCTGGCTACAACCGGGATCGCGGTCCGGCGTTCGTTCAAGCGGTTCGCATGCACGTCGACTTTTGA
- a CDS encoding DUF3185 domain-containing protein, with product MKPATIIGFLLILFGIIGFATGGLSFTHRKKDVDLGPVQISHQTKDTLPISPILSTVALLSGVGLVAVGARSR from the coding sequence TTGAAACCCGCAACCATTATCGGATTTCTCCTCATTCTTTTCGGCATCATCGGCTTTGCCACTGGCGGACTTTCCTTCACGCACCGAAAGAAGGACGTAGACCTCGGCCCCGTACAAATCTCGCACCAAACCAAGGACACCCTGCCCATCTCACCAATCCTGAGCACTGTCGCCCTGCTAAGTGGTGTTGGCCTTGTGGCCGTCGGAGCAAGAAGCCGCTAG
- a CDS encoding DUF6600 domain-containing protein: MGLRLGQSWIVRVGVLCLWLVGAASAVLAYDTPPQRAARLSYLQGSVSVDHIDNTGAEPAQVNMPLVQGLRLTTGDDGQAEIEFEDGSVIRMTPNSSLNLNNLSVDGSADFHTQIALTRGLVYAELRSAPKYSYRIYAGGDVISPEENVTVRINLDEPPAKIAVMTGSAHVERAPSAEGEGGYRVDVRAGETFAADVSDYSRYYLTHELLPDSWDSWNEERDQAAVDQTANQTTVRDNFAGDQGYGWSDLDANGSWYDVPGQGQVWQPEVAADPDFDPYGYGSWVWSPGAGYVWASGYDWGWTPYRCGNWSYWGGFGWGWAPGANCGFGPTFINTVYVINILRPPFGYHPHPMPIRGPGGVHPIVPVRPARIPTVPLDETRVARTIAGHTVEPMRPIGNAYTSRGGSAVGASLARDFPVDRVNHQPVMGNTLSSTQAGTSARGEWRGSMAYRSNDGSTHVPGQPARPMPPGVPAAHPSQGQVEPYRTAPRSYESAPRSMALPPSRSMVPPPSLPRPTYTPAPHPSYSPAPHPSYSPPASHPAPSAPATAPRSR, from the coding sequence GTGGGTTTGCGCTTGGGCCAGAGTTGGATCGTTAGGGTGGGGGTGCTTTGTCTTTGGCTTGTGGGGGCGGCCTCTGCGGTGCTGGCTTACGATACGCCACCTCAGCGGGCCGCGCGGCTCAGCTATCTGCAGGGCAGTGTTTCTGTGGATCATATCGACAATACAGGCGCCGAGCCGGCGCAGGTGAATATGCCGCTGGTTCAGGGGCTGCGGCTGACTACGGGTGACGATGGGCAGGCTGAGATTGAGTTCGAGGACGGCAGCGTGATTCGGATGACGCCGAACAGCTCATTGAATCTGAACAATTTGAGCGTGGATGGGAGCGCTGATTTTCACACCCAGATTGCTCTGACGCGTGGATTGGTCTATGCGGAACTAAGATCGGCTCCGAAGTATTCGTACCGAATTTATGCCGGTGGTGACGTGATCTCGCCAGAGGAGAATGTTACGGTTCGGATCAATCTGGACGAGCCGCCAGCAAAGATTGCAGTGATGACCGGCAGCGCGCATGTGGAGCGTGCTCCTTCGGCGGAGGGGGAGGGAGGGTACCGGGTGGATGTGCGGGCGGGGGAGACGTTTGCGGCGGATGTCTCGGACTATAGCCGGTACTATCTGACGCATGAGTTATTGCCCGACTCCTGGGATAGCTGGAACGAGGAGCGCGATCAGGCGGCGGTGGATCAGACTGCGAACCAGACTACGGTGAGGGACAACTTCGCTGGCGATCAGGGCTATGGATGGTCGGATCTGGATGCCAACGGGAGTTGGTACGACGTTCCGGGGCAGGGACAGGTGTGGCAGCCGGAGGTGGCGGCTGATCCTGATTTTGATCCTTATGGGTATGGGAGCTGGGTGTGGTCGCCGGGGGCGGGGTATGTTTGGGCTTCGGGGTACGACTGGGGGTGGACTCCTTACCGGTGTGGGAACTGGTCGTATTGGGGTGGGTTTGGCTGGGGTTGGGCGCCGGGCGCGAACTGCGGCTTTGGGCCAACCTTTATCAACACGGTTTATGTGATCAATATTCTCCGGCCGCCGTTTGGGTATCATCCGCATCCGATGCCGATTCGGGGGCCGGGTGGGGTGCATCCGATTGTGCCGGTGCGTCCGGCGCGCATTCCCACGGTGCCTCTGGATGAGACGCGGGTGGCGCGCACCATCGCGGGGCATACGGTTGAGCCGATGCGTCCGATTGGTAATGCCTATACCTCGCGGGGCGGCAGCGCGGTTGGTGCGTCGCTGGCGCGGGACTTCCCGGTGGACCGGGTGAACCATCAGCCGGTGATGGGGAACACGCTTAGCTCGACCCAGGCGGGGACGTCTGCCCGTGGTGAGTGGCGTGGGAGTATGGCTTACCGGTCGAACGATGGGAGCACTCATGTGCCGGGTCAACCGGCTCGTCCGATGCCTCCTGGTGTGCCGGCTGCGCATCCTTCGCAGGGGCAGGTTGAGCCGTACCGTACTGCGCCGCGGAGCTATGAGTCTGCACCGCGTTCGATGGCGTTGCCGCCTTCGCGTTCAATGGTGCCTCCTCCGTCGCTTCCGCGGCCAACGTATACACCTGCTCCACATCCGAGCTATTCACCGGCTCCGCATCCTTCGTATTCGCCACCGGCGTCTCATCCGGCTCCGAGTGCTCCGGCTACGGCTCCAAGGTCGCGGTAA
- a CDS encoding NADH-quinone oxidoreductase subunit A, with amino-acid sequence MQTYPYVWNYLPLVLQILVALGLACGMVGVSFLIGKHKNSRTKASTYESGMDPIGDARGRFSVRFYMVGMLFILFDVEAVFMLPWAVIFRRLPAITGSAMFGFYEMLVYLGFVAVGLFYVWKKGILDWANDKGDL; translated from the coding sequence ATGCAAACTTATCCCTACGTTTGGAATTACCTTCCTCTGGTACTGCAGATTCTTGTTGCCCTTGGACTTGCATGCGGCATGGTGGGTGTCTCGTTCCTCATCGGCAAGCATAAAAACTCCCGCACCAAGGCCAGCACCTACGAGAGCGGCATGGACCCCATCGGCGATGCCCGGGGCCGCTTCTCCGTGCGCTTCTACATGGTCGGGATGCTCTTTATCCTCTTCGACGTGGAAGCCGTCTTTATGCTTCCCTGGGCCGTGATCTTCCGCCGCCTGCCTGCCATTACCGGCTCGGCCATGTTCGGCTTCTACGAGATGCTCGTCTACCTCGGCTTCGTAGCGGTCGGCCTCTTCTACGTATGGAAGAAGGGCATCCTCGATTGGGCCAACGACAAGGGAGACCTCTAA
- the ruvC gene encoding crossover junction endodeoxyribonuclease RuvC: MRVFGIDCGTEFTGYGVVGVDSEARMPRLVHVAAGTIRLSKKEKTPQRLAQVYAELTALMALHQPEVVAIEEVFFSANVKSALKLGQVRGVAMLAAASCGLPVAEYAPLSIKSSVVGYGLAAKEQVQFMVARLLELNHAFDSADAADALAIAICHIHTSQTQQLQGIGR, encoded by the coding sequence ATGCGAGTGTTCGGGATTGATTGCGGGACGGAGTTTACCGGCTATGGTGTGGTCGGGGTGGACTCGGAGGCACGAATGCCTCGTTTAGTGCATGTCGCCGCGGGGACGATCCGGCTCAGCAAAAAAGAGAAGACGCCACAGCGGCTGGCGCAGGTTTATGCGGAACTGACGGCTTTGATGGCGCTGCATCAGCCCGAGGTTGTGGCCATCGAAGAGGTCTTCTTTTCGGCGAATGTGAAGTCGGCACTGAAGTTGGGGCAGGTGCGTGGGGTGGCGATGCTGGCGGCGGCGAGCTGCGGGCTTCCGGTGGCCGAGTATGCGCCGCTGTCGATCAAGAGTTCGGTCGTGGGGTATGGGCTGGCGGCCAAGGAGCAGGTGCAGTTTATGGTGGCGCGGTTGCTGGAGTTAAATCATGCGTTTGATTCGGCAGACGCAGCGGATGCTCTTGCGATCGCCATCTGCCACATCCATACTTCGCAGACGCAGCAATTACAAGGTATTGGCCGATGA
- a CDS encoding NADH-quinone oxidoreductase subunit C: MYDPATALIGTEAVFAAHPDNAAVKALSSLATDAKYDRNELTITVARENVVVACQAVQQAGYNFLETVTAVDWYPSEPRFQITYHILSFSLKQRIRLIVRLDSEDPSIDSIVSVWPSANFYEREVFDLFGVHFGGHPNLRRIMMPEDWNGNPLRKDYPVEGYR; the protein is encoded by the coding sequence ATGTACGATCCCGCGACTGCCCTCATCGGCACCGAAGCCGTCTTCGCGGCCCACCCCGACAATGCGGCAGTCAAAGCGCTTTCGTCGCTCGCAACTGATGCCAAATACGACCGTAATGAGCTAACCATCACCGTCGCCCGCGAGAACGTCGTCGTCGCCTGTCAGGCAGTTCAGCAGGCTGGCTATAACTTCCTCGAGACCGTCACAGCAGTCGACTGGTACCCCTCCGAACCGCGGTTCCAGATCACCTATCACATCCTCTCGTTCTCGCTGAAGCAGCGCATCCGCCTCATTGTTCGCCTCGACAGCGAAGACCCATCCATCGACAGCATCGTCTCCGTCTGGCCCTCGGCGAACTTCTACGAGCGGGAAGTCTTCGACCTCTTCGGCGTTCACTTCGGCGGCCACCCCAACCTTCGGCGCATTATGATGCCCGAAGACTGGAATGGGAATCCGCTTCGCAAGGACTACCCGGTGGAGGGCTACCGCTAA
- a CDS encoding transcriptional regulator, with translation MDTNLRRELWTSWASLLRSYAAAHGLNSRHHAVVEVGADEITLRVASRWLRFTHETLQDSEGNQTGFSLAEDGTVKLNGIAEEMDLAAERLAREMMHSE, from the coding sequence ATGGACACTAACCTTCGTCGAGAACTTTGGACCTCCTGGGCATCGCTGCTTCGCTCTTACGCCGCGGCCCACGGACTCAACAGCCGGCATCATGCAGTCGTCGAGGTCGGCGCAGACGAGATCACCCTCCGCGTAGCAAGCCGCTGGCTTCGCTTCACGCACGAGACGCTTCAAGATAGTGAAGGCAATCAGACCGGCTTCAGCCTTGCGGAAGACGGAACTGTTAAACTGAACGGTATCGCCGAAGAGATGGACCTTGCCGCCGAACGACTGGCGCGGGAGATGATGCATAGTGAGTGA